A portion of the Granulosicoccus antarcticus IMCC3135 genome contains these proteins:
- a CDS encoding heme ABC transporter ATP-binding protein — translation MINAEQMFLRGRVIPRVNKVSLTLHPGEVLAVLGPNGAGKSSVLKLLTGELQCHEGRVLIGNTDIRDMDVGTLALHRAVLPQESMLAFNFRVSDVVMMGRSPHRGCSESFNQELVAWAMQIVGVDLLANQHYMDLSGGERQRVHLARVLAQIGRTPPTDCYLLLDEPTAALDITHQHLVLTLARQLARTLRIGVLAILHDLNLAALYADRIALLKDGCLEAIGLPEDILTAAHLRSVFDVEASVLAHPHRSERLMVVTG, via the coding sequence ATGATCAATGCTGAGCAGATGTTTCTTCGGGGCCGGGTGATACCACGTGTGAACAAGGTTTCTCTGACTCTGCATCCAGGTGAGGTTCTGGCTGTACTGGGGCCCAATGGGGCAGGCAAGTCGTCGGTATTGAAGTTGTTGACGGGTGAGTTACAGTGCCATGAGGGACGAGTTCTGATTGGAAATACCGATATTCGAGATATGGATGTCGGTACGCTTGCCTTGCATCGTGCGGTTCTACCGCAAGAAAGCATGCTGGCCTTCAACTTCAGGGTGAGTGATGTTGTGATGATGGGACGTAGTCCGCATCGCGGCTGTAGTGAGAGTTTCAATCAAGAGCTTGTTGCATGGGCCATGCAAATTGTCGGCGTAGATTTACTGGCCAATCAACATTATATGGATCTGTCAGGCGGGGAGCGTCAACGAGTGCATCTGGCACGTGTGCTGGCGCAGATTGGCAGGACACCTCCAACAGATTGTTATCTACTGCTCGATGAACCTACGGCGGCTCTGGACATCACTCACCAACATCTGGTGTTGACGCTTGCCAGGCAGCTGGCGAGAACGTTACGTATCGGGGTGCTGGCCATACTGCATGATTTGAATCTGGCAGCACTCTACGCTGATCGAATTGCCTTGCTCAAGGATGGCTGTTTAGAGGCAATTGGTCTGCCTGAAGACATTCTGACCGCTGCCCACCTCAGATCCGTGTTTGATGTGGAAGCCAGCGTACTGGCTCATCCGCATCGCTCGGAGAGATTGATGGTTGTAACGGGCTGA